A genomic window from Silene latifolia isolate original U9 population chromosome Y, ASM4854445v1, whole genome shotgun sequence includes:
- the LOC141634242 gene encoding amino acid transporter AVT3B-like: MGFGKNNNEAGSSSSSMKIAREDTPLIAKPKQSSQFKTLANIFIAIVGSGVLGLPYTFMRSGWIFGVVTLFSVAMLTYYCMLLLVSTRRKLESLNGYSKINSFGDLGYAVCGSFGRSSVDLMIILSQAGFCVSYMIFVANTIAHVFMRDVQNQSFLGFTPKKWFLWGCLPFQLGLNSIPTLTHLAPLSIFADVVQIGAMGVVMAKDVVVIADNRPVVQGFGGWNVLFYCVGVCTYAFEGIGMVLPLETEAKDKKSFGKTLGISMGMISFLYGAFGALGYFAFGDETKDIITANIGTGIVSTLVQLGLCINLFFTFPLMMNPVYEVLERRLTQGSYSLWARWLTVLGVTLVALMVPNFADFLSLVGSSVCIALGFVFPSLFHFIVFKDEVGWGRLILDGAIVVIGIILGVSGTYSSLMEIFASKA, encoded by the coding sequence ATGGGGTTTGGAAAGAACAATAATGAAGCAGGATCAAGCTCAAGTTCAATGAAAATTGCAAGAGAAGACACACCACTTATTGCTAAACCCAAACAATCTTCACAATTCAAAACTTTAGCAAACATTTTTATTGCAATTGTAGGATCTGGTGTTTTGGGTCTTCCTTACACTTTCATGAGATCAGGTTGGATCTTTGGTGTTGTTACTCTCTTTTCTGTTGCTATGCTCACTTATTATTGTATGTTATTGTTGGTTTCGACACGGCGAAAACTTGAATCTTTAAATGGGTACTCAAAGATCAATTCTTTTGGTGATTTGGGTTATGCTGTGTGTGGTTCATTTGGTAGGTCTTCTGTTGATTTGATGATCATTTTATCACAAGCTGGGTTTTGTGTTAGTTATATGATATTTGTGGCTAATACTATTGCTCATGTGTTCATGCGTGATGTTCAAAATCAGAGTTTTCTAGGGTTTACTCCTAAGAAATGGTTTTTATGGGGTTGTTTGCCTTTTCAATTGGGATTGAATTCAATTCCAACATTGACCCATTTGGCACCTTTGAGTATATTTGCTGATGTTGTTCAAATTGGTGCTATGGGTGTTGTTATGGCGAAAGACGTGGTTGTTATAGCCGATAATAGGCCGGTTGTTCAAGGATTTGGTGGTTGGAATGTGTTGTTCTATTGTGTTGGGGTTTGCACTTATGCCTTTGAAGGAATTGGGATGGTTTTACCTTTGGAAACTGAGGCCAAAGACAAAAAGAGTTTTGGTAAAACTTTAGGAATATCAATGGGAATGATATCCTTCTTGTATGGCGCATTTGGTGCATTGGGTTACTTTGCCTTTGGTGACGAGACTAAAGATATCATTACAGCAAATATCGGTACCGGGATTGTAAGCACATTGGTACAGTTAGGCCTTtgtattaacctatttttcacatTCCCGTTAATGATGAACCCGGTTTATGAGGTTTTGGAGAGGAGATTGACTCAAGGTAGCTACAGCTTGTGGGCTAGATGGTTGACGGTGTTAGGGGTCACCTTAGTGGCATTGATGGTGCCAAATTTCGCTGATTTCCTGTCACTTGTTGGAAGTAGTGTGTGCATTGCTTTAGGATTTGTTTTCCCTAGTTTGTTCCATTTCATTGTGTTCAAGGATGAGGTGGGTTGGGGAAGGTTGATATTGGATGGTGCGATCGTTGTTATTGGCATTATACTCGGCGTCTCGGGTACCTACTCTTCTCTTATGGAAATCTTTGCTTCCAAAGCTTGA